A DNA window from Flavisolibacter ginsenosidimutans contains the following coding sequences:
- a CDS encoding ABC transporter ATP-binding protein, whose protein sequence is MKILFQYLKPYKWLVFLVLFLAALNIGFSLIDPIIFGKLIDLAAYHQKETFFHSFHDYLFIHEKLPTRATPQKPAGLIMIYGVMWLLLASITVAMVSRIAKSFQDYFLNVIVQKFGAKVFTDGLQHAMKLPYQEFEDQRSGETLSILTKVRTDTERFMNNFVNILFTVVVGIVFVAVFAARIHWSLPLIYFGGIFLLIVISNLLSKKVKAIQKIIVAQTTSLAGTTTESLRNIELVKSLGLTQQEVERLNKNTYKILGLELTKVKRVRSIGFVQGTFVNTLRQVILFMLMWVVFGGSLSAGELATMQIFSFFVFGPLQEIGNIILSYREAEASLNNFKSLMEKKPETEPAQAKHPGPVRTLEFRKVSFKHKTAQHKAIDNISFETKKGETIAFVGPSGSGKTTLMKLLVGLYRPQEGNIFYNGLDENSIHFDDLRKQIGFVTQDTQLFSGTIKENLLFVNPSASEEDLLDALTKASCQNLLQRAEKGIETMIGEGGLKLSGGEKQRLSIARALLRHPNLLIFDEATSALDSLTEEEINKTIRNVSSLQNQITILIAHRLSTIMHADRIYVLERGVVIETGTHESLLGEKGLYYAMWRQQIGERKNTVKTEKILQ, encoded by the coding sequence ATGAAAATTTTATTTCAGTACCTCAAGCCCTATAAATGGCTGGTGTTTCTGGTGCTGTTTTTGGCAGCGCTTAACATCGGCTTCTCGCTCATTGATCCCATCATTTTTGGTAAGCTCATTGACCTTGCGGCTTATCACCAAAAAGAAACATTCTTTCACAGCTTTCACGATTATTTGTTCATCCACGAAAAGCTTCCCACGCGGGCCACGCCGCAAAAGCCCGCCGGCCTGATTATGATTTACGGCGTAATGTGGTTGCTGCTGGCTTCCATTACTGTGGCCATGGTCAGCCGCATTGCCAAAAGCTTCCAGGATTATTTTTTGAACGTCATCGTGCAAAAATTTGGCGCCAAAGTTTTTACCGACGGCTTGCAACACGCCATGAAACTGCCTTACCAGGAATTTGAAGACCAGCGCAGCGGCGAAACCCTGAGCATTCTTACCAAAGTGCGCACCGATACGGAACGCTTCATGAACAATTTCGTAAACATACTGTTTACGGTAGTGGTGGGCATCGTGTTCGTGGCCGTTTTTGCCGCACGCATTCATTGGTCGCTGCCCCTGATTTATTTCGGCGGTATATTCCTACTTATTGTTATCTCTAACCTATTGAGTAAAAAAGTAAAAGCCATTCAAAAAATTATCGTTGCCCAAACAACTTCGCTTGCCGGAACAACAACCGAATCGTTGCGCAACATTGAGCTGGTTAAAAGCCTGGGCCTCACGCAGCAGGAAGTGGAGCGTTTGAACAAAAACACGTATAAAATTTTAGGCCTTGAACTCACCAAAGTCAAACGTGTCCGCAGCATTGGCTTTGTGCAAGGCACTTTTGTGAACACGTTGCGCCAGGTAATTTTGTTTATGCTGATGTGGGTGGTGTTTGGCGGTTCGCTCAGTGCCGGTGAACTGGCCACGATGCAAATTTTTTCCTTTTTTGTTTTTGGACCTTTGCAAGAAATCGGCAACATCATTTTAAGCTACCGCGAAGCCGAAGCCTCACTGAATAATTTTAAAAGCCTGATGGAGAAGAAACCCGAAACCGAGCCGGCACAAGCAAAGCATCCCGGACCTGTGCGAACACTGGAGTTTCGGAAGGTTTCGTTTAAACACAAAACCGCGCAACACAAAGCCATTGACAACATTAGCTTTGAAACCAAAAAAGGTGAAACGATTGCCTTTGTGGGACCTTCAGGTTCGGGCAAAACAACGCTGATGAAATTGCTGGTGGGTTTGTACCGGCCACAGGAAGGCAATATTTTTTACAACGGTCTTGACGAGAACAGCATTCATTTTGACGACCTGCGCAAACAAATTGGCTTTGTAACGCAGGACACGCAACTCTTTAGCGGAACGATAAAGGAAAACTTGTTGTTTGTAAATCCATCGGCAAGCGAAGAGGATTTGCTGGATGCCTTGACCAAAGCCTCTTGCCAAAATCTTTTACAACGTGCGGAAAAAGGCATTGAAACAATGATTGGCGAAGGCGGGTTAAAATTATCGGGCGGGGAGAAACAGCGCTTGTCCATAGCCCGTGCCTTGCTTCGTCATCCTAATCTTTTAATTTTTGACGAAGCCACGTCGGCCCTCGATTCGCTCACCGAAGAAGAAATCAACAAAACCATTCGAAACGTTTCGTCGCTGCAAAATCAGATTACCATTTTGATTGCACACCGTTTAAGTACCATCATGCACGCCGATAGAATTTATGTGTTGGAAAGAGGCGTGGTGATTGAAACCGGCACACACGAATCATTACTGGGTGAAAAAGGATTGTATTATGCCATGTGGCGCCAGCAAATTGGTGAACGCAAGAACACGGTAAAAACAGAAAAGATATTGCAGTAA